The Allocoprobacillus halotolerans nucleotide sequence CCTACAATTTCTTCATTATTACTAATCGTTCCATCAGGATTGACACCCGTATAACATTCAGCAGTATCAAATAAATTATACCCCATACGAAAAGCTTCCTGTAAAATATGAATCGCTTCTTGTTTTGGTGTAGGTGTTCCACTGGCATGAGATAATCCCATACATCCTAACCCCACACTACTTACATACATATCTGTTTGTCCTAATCTTCTTTTTTCCATTGTTCAATCCTCCTTTGGTTGTAGTGGTCCATAGAAATAACATGCAGTTGCTCCACCATCAATTAAAAAATCTGCTCCGGTAATAAAGGCACCTTGTGGACTCATTAAAAGTTCTGCCATATTTGCTACTTCATCTGCTGTACCTGGTCTTTTAGCTGGGCAAGATGCAAACATATTCTTATAAAAATCGCCTCTTGGTCCATTCAATTCATCAATCGCTAATGGTGTCACAATAATACCTGGTGAGATGGAATTGATTCTGGCACCTTTTTCACCCCAAATGACAGATTCAGCCATTACTCTTTTTCATTACAACGTTTGGCAAGCTGATAGGCATGTAGAGTATCATGAATCTGATCTGGTTGCAAAAAATCTAATTGTAATAATTCTTCTGTTGGTGTCATAGCAAGTAATCTGTCTTTTTTTGCCCCTAATTGTTCCATGCGATGTCCGGATTGTGATGAAATCGTTACACCAACACCTCCTGGTTCAATGACTTTTCCAACTTCTTCTAATAAAACAGCTGTTCCAAATAAATCAACTTTTAAAATTGTTTCAATGGATGCCTGACTAGGTGATACACCAGCTCCATTGACTAACATTGTAATTTTTCCTAGTGACTTTGCATAAGCAATCATATCTAAGATGGATTGACGAGAAGATAAGTCCATTTCATAGGCTTCCACATCAAAACCAGCCTCATCCATAATCTTTCCAATAGATAAAGCATGGTCAATATTTTTATCTCCTAATATAATCTTTTTTCCATACCCCATACGTCTAGCAATCGCCATACTGATTTGACCTGCTCCAACAACAATCATTACATCTTTCATTCTCTCATCCTCCTATAAACACATTTGATAAATATTGATACAATCTTCTTGCGTTAATGGTCGATATGCCTTTGGTAAAGACTCCTGATTACGACAAGTTTTTTTGCCATGACTGCAAAATAACGATCATCAACATTCACTTCTGATAAAAATTCAGGTAAACCAAGTTCTTCTTTAATAAAAGTCTGTAATGCTTCAATAGCTTGATAAGCCATAGTTTCTTGATCATCTTGTTCTTTGATTCCTAATACTTCTTTTCCAAATCTTGCAAAATCTTCTACGACTGTTTTATCTTTATCTAGTAAATACTTCATCCATTTTGGTGTAATAATCGCTAACCCTAAACCATGTGTCAAATCATAAGTTGATGACAATTGTTCTAAAGCATGTAATGAAGCTTGGGTTTGAAAACCTGATGTACAAAAACTATTCAATGCCCAACTTGCCGCCCATAATAAAGTCGCTCTGGCTTCATAATTATTCGGTTCTTTAATGGCAATCGGTAGTTCTTGTCTAACTGTTCTTAACAAAGTTTCAACCACTTGAAATTGTAATGGATACTTCTTCGCATTTACAAAATAATTCATATCTAAAAAATGCGCCATAATATCAAATCCTCCACAAGCTGTTTGAAAAGCTGGTACAGTCATCGTATTTCTTGGATCAAGAAAAGCGACTTTTGGTCTAATCACCTCTCCATTAATACCACTTTTGATACCTTTTTCAACGTTTGCAATAACACAAGATTTATCCATTTCACTTCCCGTAGAAGCAATTGTAGGCATAGCAATCACAG carries:
- a CDS encoding SDR family NAD(P)-dependent oxidoreductase codes for the protein MKDVMIVVGAGQISMAIARRMGYGKKIILGDKNIDHALSIGKIMDEAGFDVEAYEMDLSSRQSILDMIAYAKSLGKITMLVNGAGVSPSQASIETILKVDLFGTAVLLEEVGKVIEPGGVGVTISSQSGHRMEQLGAKKDRLLAMTPTEELLQLDFLQPDQIHDTLHAYQLAKRCNEKE
- a CDS encoding SDR family oxidoreductase; amino-acid sequence: MAESVIWGEKGARINSISPGIIVTPLAIDELNGPRGDFYKNMFASCPAKRPGTADEVANMAELLMSPQGAFITGADFLIDGGATACYFYGPLQPKED
- a CDS encoding iron-containing alcohol dehydrogenase, with amino-acid sequence MNDFVFQNSTKVYFGQNQLKHLHEEVLRFGDKVLVAYGGEFIKQSPLYREVMDELTQHGIQVFELGAVEPNPRHTTVDRGVKICKDNHIQSVLAVGGGSTIDCCKAISATALSESDHIWDLVEGNVKWKDALAVIAMPTIASTGSEMDKSCVIANVEKGIKSGINGEVIRPKVAFLDPRNTMTVPAFQTACGGFDIMAHFLDMNYFVNAKKYPLQFQVVETLLRTVRQELPIAIKEPNNYEARATLLWAASWALNSFCTSGFQTQASLHALEQLSSTYDLTHGLGLAIITPKWMKYLLDKDKTVVEDFARFGKEVLGIKEQDDQETMAYQAIEALQTFIKEELGLPEFLSEVNVDDRYFAVMAKKLVVIRSLYQRHIDH